The Brachyhypopomus gauderio isolate BG-103 chromosome 7, BGAUD_0.2, whole genome shotgun sequence genome has a window encoding:
- the lmo4a gene encoding LIM domain transcription factor LMO4a isoform X3, with protein MVNSRVESSAVAVSGSGGGGAGRSCAGCGGRISDRFLLFSMERYWHTRCLKCSCCQAQLGEIGTTCYSKGGMILCKNDYIRLFGHSGACSACGQSIPASEMVMRAQGNVYHLKCFTCATCRNRLVPGDRFHYVNGTIFCEHDRPGGAVLGGHLTPLQSSTLLPDQKVC; from the exons ATGGTGAACAGCCGTGTGGAGTCCTCGGCCGTGGCGGTGTCGGGCAGcggcgggggcggggccggcCGCTCGTGTGCGGGCTGCGGCGGACGCATCTCCGACCGCTTCTTGCTCTTCTCCATGGAGCGGTACTGGCACACGCGCTGCCTCAAGTGTTCTTGCTGCCAGGCACAGCTGGGCGAGATCGGCACCACCTGCTACAGCAAAGGGGGCATGATCCTCTGCAAGAACGACTACATCAG ACTGTTCGGTCACAGTGGGGCCTGCAGTGCATGTGGACAGTCGATTCCAGCCAGTGAGATGGTGATGAGAGCACAGGGCAACGTCTACCACCTGAAG TGTTTCACGTGCGCCACGTGTCGGAACCGCCTGGTGCCTGGCGACAGGTTCCACTATGTCAATGGAACCATCTTCTGTGAGCACGACCGGCCCGGGGGTGCAGTGCTCGGTGGTCACCTGACCCCTCTGCAGAGTAGCACCCTCCTTCCTGACCAGAAG gTGTGCTGA
- the lmo4a gene encoding LIM domain transcription factor LMO4a isoform X2 yields the protein MEADGASMSGPVMVNSRVESSAVAVSGSGGGGAGRSCAGCGGRISDRFLLFSMERYWHTRCLKCSCCQAQLGEIGTTCYSKGGMILCKNDYIRLFGHSGACSACGQSIPASEMVMRAQGNVYHLKCFTCATCRNRLVPGDRFHYVNGTIFCEHDRPGGAVLGGHLTPLQSSTLLPDQKVC from the exons ATGGAGGCAGATGGTGCTAGTATGTCTGG GCCCGTGATGGTGAACAGCCGTGTGGAGTCCTCGGCCGTGGCGGTGTCGGGCAGcggcgggggcggggccggcCGCTCGTGTGCGGGCTGCGGCGGACGCATCTCCGACCGCTTCTTGCTCTTCTCCATGGAGCGGTACTGGCACACGCGCTGCCTCAAGTGTTCTTGCTGCCAGGCACAGCTGGGCGAGATCGGCACCACCTGCTACAGCAAAGGGGGCATGATCCTCTGCAAGAACGACTACATCAG ACTGTTCGGTCACAGTGGGGCCTGCAGTGCATGTGGACAGTCGATTCCAGCCAGTGAGATGGTGATGAGAGCACAGGGCAACGTCTACCACCTGAAG TGTTTCACGTGCGCCACGTGTCGGAACCGCCTGGTGCCTGGCGACAGGTTCCACTATGTCAATGGAACCATCTTCTGTGAGCACGACCGGCCCGGGGGTGCAGTGCTCGGTGGTCACCTGACCCCTCTGCAGAGTAGCACCCTCCTTCCTGACCAGAAG gTGTGCTGA
- the lmo4a gene encoding LIM domain transcription factor LMO4a isoform X1, whose product MTSDLASLSPSCWWLTSSPERKPVMVNSRVESSAVAVSGSGGGGAGRSCAGCGGRISDRFLLFSMERYWHTRCLKCSCCQAQLGEIGTTCYSKGGMILCKNDYIRLFGHSGACSACGQSIPASEMVMRAQGNVYHLKCFTCATCRNRLVPGDRFHYVNGTIFCEHDRPGGAVLGGHLTPLQSSTLLPDQKVC is encoded by the exons atgacctctgacctggctTCGCTATCTCCCAGCTGCTGGTGGCTGACCTCTTCTCCAGAGAGGAA GCCCGTGATGGTGAACAGCCGTGTGGAGTCCTCGGCCGTGGCGGTGTCGGGCAGcggcgggggcggggccggcCGCTCGTGTGCGGGCTGCGGCGGACGCATCTCCGACCGCTTCTTGCTCTTCTCCATGGAGCGGTACTGGCACACGCGCTGCCTCAAGTGTTCTTGCTGCCAGGCACAGCTGGGCGAGATCGGCACCACCTGCTACAGCAAAGGGGGCATGATCCTCTGCAAGAACGACTACATCAG ACTGTTCGGTCACAGTGGGGCCTGCAGTGCATGTGGACAGTCGATTCCAGCCAGTGAGATGGTGATGAGAGCACAGGGCAACGTCTACCACCTGAAG TGTTTCACGTGCGCCACGTGTCGGAACCGCCTGGTGCCTGGCGACAGGTTCCACTATGTCAATGGAACCATCTTCTGTGAGCACGACCGGCCCGGGGGTGCAGTGCTCGGTGGTCACCTGACCCCTCTGCAGAGTAGCACCCTCCTTCCTGACCAGAAG gTGTGCTGA